The sequence AAGTGACAGCACCTCattgtaaaataaaattgaacaGAGCAAGAGCCGGATAGATAGAGCCCCAAGGTGAGTCGATTATTAATAAGTAAACCCAGTTCTGTAGGAAAACATTTTACCAGATAACCAGCTAGAGGGAAAAAGCAATAAAACCATTCAAGATGTCAGATCGCAAGGCGGTAATCAAGAATGCGGACATGAGCGAGGAGATGCAGCAGGATGCAGTCGACTGTGCCACCCAGGCGCTGGAGAAGTACAACATCGAGAAGGACATTGCCGCCTATATCAAGAAGGAGTTCGACAAGAAGTACAATCCCACCTGGCACTGCATCGTCGGTCGCAATTTCGGATCGTATGTGACCCATGAGACGCGCCACTTCATATACTTCTACCTGGGCCAAGTGGCCATTCTGCTCTTCAAGAGCGGCTAAGTGTCCCGGAACCACTATATCAAATGGCGCCCATCGTTGTTCACCGAAGGAGTATGCCGAATAAAACCATTTCATTGAATTGTAATCTCATCCGACGGTTACAGAActtgttaatattttttgcccaaattcgAAAAGCCTTGCCAGTGCTGACTCATTTaaacattaaataaatttaatgcttgcttattttaaatgttatttatAAAAGGTGTACGTTTTATAGCTTTAAAGTGTTGCTATATTCCCAAACTTTCAACCCACATTTCACCCTGCATTTTCTTTGCTGATTCAGCTGGACCTGGACACATCAGATAATGCTTTTTGGGTTAATTCCTGCATTCATAATGTCCTTCGAGTTCATCAGCAGGCAAACAATGGGAGCACGATTTTCCCAGGGAAATGGAAAACTCGGGCTGCCGATGCTGCTGCACCTGGCTCACCTGGCTGTGGGCAAATAAAAATTGCTTAATtaagttaattaaaatattgtcGCTGTCCGTTGTACTTCCATGTGCTGGCGGCGGTGGCATTTATGCGTTTTTATTATCACAGCGATTGGCCAATTTCGGACAGGACATCGCCGGGGTAATTATGCCAGCTCACGTCCAGGGCCGcaataataatcataaaaataatattaataaagttCGCAACGGGTGCGAATATATATTTTGCGAAATACTTTTACACTTGGCCGGCAGGCGCAACATatgaaaaagttttttttttcatttttgccaAGTGGGTGTTTATAGTTGGTTTGAGCCGCTTTCACAGTTCGACGACTTTTGGCCTTGTCCCCCCGATTTTCCACCAGCTGGCGCTCGATTTTCTGTTTTCCGAACTTCTGCATCCGCATTTCGATGGGGATcggtcagtcagacagactcTCATGCATATTTCATGGCTGGGTTAAATACGACATTGGGATACAAAAACACAGGGCCGAAATGTAATGGCACACTTGAAGGCCAAGGCAGGTCGTAAAAAAACGTAAGTGCCACGCAATCAGTTTTACGCTCTCGCAGACAAAGCccttattaatttttttacctttcTGTAATgcaaacatatattttttatgcatttcggtattaaaaaataagctTCAACCAATTTCTGGGCTTCCCTTAAATGTTTCTGCCCATCTTGCGACTTCCTGCACATCCTTTTCcctcttattttatttttgaagtGAGGTTTGAACTCTGCCCAGCTGCTTCTCTGTTTTCCTGCTGGTCCTCTGCTTTTACTGGGCTGAATGAGTGATGGTATTTTACTCCAAGATGAGTTGAGTCTGCGCCTTGGAAAAAAGAGAAACCGTGGGATTTTTGAACTAACGAGAAGGTAGATGGCGCTGGTAAAAAACAAGAGTTCTCGCCGATTTCGCGGATGCTTTAAAAcatgtttttgaaaatatattgaaAACTAATTACATAAATTTATGTGATTTTTAAGGCTTTTATGAATTTGTCTTTAGATATATAAAACGTTACTAAGAAAATAAGCcaatacaatattttattatattacatttttttaaatgtgcaattttataaattaagttgtttgcaaaatgtatattaaaaaagttttattataaGTTGGGACTAACATTATAAGATGTCTAACGTATGAgctaaaacaaaaattgtattgagataaatataataaaaaatccAAATTAGTTGAAAAACTACATTATGAAAGTGCCCTTTTCATTTACATTAATTTTTTCACGATGATACCGGAAATCTGCTAGTTCATTTTTTTTGCCAACTCACCGCTTTGTTTTGATCCCACATAATTCCAATTTAATATCCCTGAGTCCCATTCGCCCTCCATGGCCAACATCAAGTGACTACAAATGAGCAAATCTCTTGACCTTTTTTTGCGCCCCTAGCCGGGTGGaaaaaaaatgaacaaaacTTTTATAAATTACTGTCAGTAGCAGTGACCTCAATATAAAATTGCACAACATAACTTGAACACACAGCGATGCACACAGACAGTGGAACAATTGCGAGTGCAATAGATACGAGTGTAATTGCATTTTACTTGGACGCCGAGCTAGATAACCATACGAAAACCAAACGAAATGAAACCAAACCAGAACGACCACAGGAACATACGCACATGGATATGTAAACTTTTTGTGACCTcagcagctataattatttcCGTTTTTTGCCGCTGCCCAGGCACACGAATGTATATTCATATATGAGCCGGCAAAAGGGGTCAGTCCAAAGTCAACATTAGTTTTATCACAGCTCGGGAGTCGAGAGGAGCGAACATTCTCGACAATGACAAAAAATCCTAATGAAACACAAACAAGACATGAGGCGTAGGGACCAGAACCCCACACACAGCAAACAGGCAGTAAAAACCGCACTGTATAAAAAGTCACAGCAAATTTtcattaaacaaaaataaatgttccaaATTTGTACCGAAAATTAAAATGGCAAAGTTACTTTGCTGCTCGGCAGCGAACTGGTTTTACTctgtaaaataataaaacatatgtaatttttataaattccattaggtaattccattttttataaataagttCTCCATATTTTAATAACCTACGACACATGAAAATTTCTTAGGCGTGGTCAGTGAATTTCCATAAGCCAATTTCGCTGGATAATCGCCCACATAAAGCCAAATAATCTCATGCAGAGGAAAACTGAAACAAAAGACGAAGAGCTGGGATTGTTTCTGCGAAATGGCGGAAGTTGCATACTCTTTTGGAGTTTTTACTCCTTTTTTCGGGGTAGTGTGATGAATGAGGCTGCAAGGACTTGCAAGGACACATGGAGAAGTCACCCACTTGGGGAGTCGATTTTTCATTTGGCTTACGTATCATCAACCCGAACTTGTCTCGTGTCGTTTCCCCTCTTTTCTTTTTGGCCAGTATCTCTGCCTGACCAATTCCATTGTCGTCAACGAGACTGCTTCCTCTATCTTGCCACTTTTTCCTTCCCTTACCACTTCTAAGCTCATTTCTGGGCTTGAAACCGGATTTTGGTGTCCATCTGAAACTTCTTTGTTACCATTTGTCGCTTTAAGGCTTTACATGCCTTTTTTGATATTGTAGTAATTGTCGGAATAAGTTCCTAGAGATACAAGTATACAAATATGACAGTTTATACAACCCtctttcaaaaaattaaatatcatcatcattatcatTTTTACTTTATTGTATATATAAGGTCGCTTAAAAAACTCttatttaaaagcttaaaattaataaaaaaaatatatgtttaagTACCGGGTATCCTATAGTCCAAAAGCTCTATGGCTTCCGTATTTATCGAGCTCTCATTGTCTCCTCTTTAGATCTCCCAGTGCTTTTGTGggttttattttcgttattgTTGCCTGTGATAAATTGTGCGCTTTTCGTTTTGACAGATGTCAGCGTTTGTCTGCCCAATGCGAGGCAGAAAATCTTTTGCGTTTGTCTAGGCTGTTCTGAAAATCCTCAGAGGTTATCGTCCCTTTtttcagtttaattttcaaatgttttttttcacattacattttttttggaaccTTTAACCTCAGCCTGATCTTTGACTTGCGTATAGTTTTTGTAACATTTCAGTCATGTGTGTTTTTGCAGACGACTTGTTGACATTTTCAGGCCTGTCACAGGGCTCTGAAGTCCTGCGTCTGAGATCCCGAACCTGTGTCCTGTCAGTCTGCAGGTTCTGAGTACTGGAGTCCTGAAGTCCTGAAGTCCTGGACTACTGTTTCCTGCATAACGTGTCCCATGTCCTGGCTCCGTGTTCTCGTGTCCGTGTCAGGCGTCACTTTATGCCCCTGACAGCGGCaacaattttatttacttaatttggCTTTAGTTTGTCATTTATTTACTTGTTTGCCGCAACAGCACAACAGTTGGTCAAAGTGTCCACCTCACGGGTCCCACCTCTCAGGCCCACCTCCTCCGATTCCGGGGCCATATCTCTAGTCCTCGGAATGATCTGGCCGGAGTTCTGTTGTTGTCACTTTGACGCTGACGTTGATGTTGTTGCTAAGGTCTCTGATGTAGCTGTTTTGGTTTTATTTCAGTTTGATAGGGTATAGTGGAATCGGGATCAACC is a genomic window of Drosophila suzukii chromosome 2L, CBGP_Dsuzu_IsoJpt1.0, whole genome shotgun sequence containing:
- the Cdlc2 gene encoding dynein light chain 1, cytoplasmic encodes the protein MSDRKAVIKNADMSEEMQQDAVDCATQALEKYNIEKDIAAYIKKEFDKKYNPTWHCIVGRNFGSYVTHETRHFIYFYLGQVAILLFKSG